One window from the genome of Alkalihalobacillus sp. LMS6 encodes:
- a CDS encoding TRAP transporter large permease: MTVTAAVLFGSFASLLALSAPIGIALILASILALIVAGTMPLEFTVQSFITAIDSFPIMAVPFFILAGELMAKGGLSRRLFELAKTLVGNYTGGFAMAAVITCLFFSAISGSGPATVAAVGGIMIPAMIEMGYDKRFATALIAAAGALGVILPPSIPLIVYGVTSGVSVGDLFIAAVIPGLLVTVSLLVYSYLYAKAKGYKGSKERFSIKKVGRAFWDAKWALLVPVIILGGIYSGFFTPTEAAAVAVIYGLVAGFFLYKELKWSQLYDIFKNSALTTATILFIIAAATVFGRVMTIEQMPETIASTILAVSDQKIIIILLITAMLLLIGTVMDTTAAIIIFTPLLVPVGMELGYDPIHFAMLVILNLAIGFITPPIGVNLFVASSISNLSIVTLSKAILPFVGVMIFNLLLVIFIPQLSLLLLDR; this comes from the coding sequence ATGACTGTGACAGCAGCTGTGTTGTTCGGTAGCTTTGCGAGCTTACTCGCTTTAAGTGCGCCTATCGGAATTGCTTTAATCTTAGCATCCATATTAGCGCTAATTGTGGCAGGGACAATGCCGTTGGAATTTACTGTTCAAAGCTTTATAACGGCAATTGATTCATTCCCTATAATGGCTGTACCATTTTTTATTTTAGCTGGTGAGCTAATGGCAAAAGGGGGTTTGTCAAGACGGCTTTTTGAATTAGCAAAAACCCTTGTTGGCAATTATACTGGTGGATTTGCAATGGCAGCCGTCATTACGTGTTTGTTTTTCTCAGCAATTTCAGGGTCAGGTCCTGCAACGGTGGCTGCAGTAGGGGGAATTATGATTCCTGCAATGATTGAAATGGGTTACGACAAGCGTTTTGCAACGGCATTAATTGCGGCAGCAGGCGCTTTAGGCGTCATTTTGCCGCCGAGTATTCCATTAATTGTTTACGGAGTCACGAGCGGTGTATCTGTAGGAGATTTATTTATCGCTGCAGTTATCCCAGGACTGCTTGTAACGGTTAGCTTACTTGTGTATTCCTATCTTTACGCAAAAGCAAAGGGATATAAAGGTTCTAAAGAAAGGTTTTCAATAAAAAAGGTAGGGAGAGCGTTTTGGGATGCAAAATGGGCGCTACTTGTCCCGGTCATTATATTAGGCGGTATTTATAGTGGTTTCTTTACGCCGACAGAAGCAGCAGCGGTTGCCGTCATTTACGGTTTAGTAGCAGGGTTTTTCTTATATAAAGAATTAAAATGGAGTCAACTATATGATATTTTTAAAAATTCGGCGTTAACGACAGCGACAATTTTATTTATTATCGCAGCAGCGACTGTATTTGGTCGCGTGATGACGATTGAACAAATGCCAGAAACGATTGCATCAACAATTCTCGCTGTGTCCGATCAAAAAATCATCATTATCTTATTAATTACAGCCATGCTCCTGCTTATTGGCACGGTCATGGATACTACGGCGGCGATTATTATTTTTACACCGTTGTTAGTGCCTGTCGGAATGGAGCTCGGGTATGATCCCATTCATTTTGCGATGCTTGTCATTTTGAATCTAGCAATTGGGTTCATTACACCACCAATTGGTGTGAATTTGTTTGTCGCATCGAGTATATCGAACTTATCGATTGTGACACTATCAAAAGCAATTCTACCATTTGTCGGGGTGATGATCTTTAATCTCCTACTCGTCATTTTCATTCCACAACTATCATTACTTTTACTAGACAGATAG
- a CDS encoding aldehyde dehydrogenase family protein, whose amino-acid sequence MIELKTATSFINGNWVTPVESEGIEVRSPYLNELIGHQYETNEQGVEEALASAFTHKKEIAKLEPIERSAILYKAATLMEERQEELAKLISSEVGKALKNTRDEVGRSIETLIQSAEEAKRQFGETIPGGASSRGKGSTAITFRVPVGVIAAITPFNAPLNLICHKIGPSFAAGNVTVLKPAPQAPLIAAALVELLLEAGMPAQAIQMVLGGREIGEKIVKDSRTNLVSFTGGVPAGQQISKISGMKKVLLELGGNAGTIVHEDADIERAATLATKTAFSNSGQSCISVQRVYVHESIIATFSEKMKEKTAALYVGDPRDERTDIGCVVAKDTAERITSWIEEAVSDGAEVIHGGSANGAQVQPTILMNPKKESKVVCQEVFGPVVSLIPYRDLDWAIDEVNDSEFGLQAGLFTKSLTVVKKVTQALDMGGIIINGTSNFRLDHWPYGGVKHSGIGREGPRFAVEEMSETKMIVLQDFLTL is encoded by the coding sequence ATGATTGAGTTGAAAACAGCCACATCGTTTATAAATGGTAACTGGGTAACACCAGTTGAAAGCGAAGGGATAGAAGTAAGAAGTCCATATTTAAATGAATTAATTGGGCATCAGTATGAAACGAACGAGCAAGGAGTAGAAGAAGCGCTAGCATCGGCTTTTACTCATAAAAAAGAGATTGCTAAATTAGAGCCAATTGAACGATCAGCCATTCTCTATAAAGCGGCAACATTAATGGAAGAGAGACAAGAAGAGCTTGCTAAATTGATTTCTTCGGAAGTTGGAAAAGCCTTAAAGAATACCCGGGATGAAGTGGGGCGTTCTATCGAGACCCTTATTCAGTCTGCTGAAGAAGCGAAACGTCAATTTGGCGAAACGATTCCTGGAGGCGCATCATCTAGAGGAAAGGGCTCAACAGCGATTACGTTCCGTGTGCCAGTAGGCGTCATCGCAGCAATCACACCTTTTAATGCACCGCTCAATCTAATCTGCCATAAAATTGGCCCAAGTTTTGCTGCTGGAAATGTAACCGTTTTAAAGCCTGCACCGCAAGCACCATTAATTGCGGCTGCGCTAGTGGAACTCTTACTAGAAGCCGGAATGCCTGCTCAAGCCATCCAAATGGTGCTCGGTGGGCGAGAAATAGGCGAAAAAATTGTGAAAGATTCTCGGACCAATCTGGTTTCTTTTACAGGTGGTGTGCCAGCCGGTCAACAAATTAGCAAAATATCTGGCATGAAGAAAGTACTGCTCGAACTAGGGGGGAATGCAGGTACAATCGTCCATGAAGACGCGGATATAGAGCGAGCCGCTACGCTAGCAACCAAAACTGCTTTTAGTAATTCGGGTCAAAGCTGCATATCGGTTCAGCGAGTGTATGTACATGAATCCATCATCGCGACATTTAGTGAAAAAATGAAAGAGAAAACAGCAGCTCTTTATGTTGGTGATCCTCGTGATGAACGGACTGACATCGGTTGCGTTGTGGCAAAAGATACTGCCGAAAGAATTACGAGCTGGATTGAAGAAGCGGTTTCTGATGGGGCGGAGGTTATCCACGGCGGTTCTGCGAATGGCGCGCAAGTTCAGCCAACCATTCTAATGAATCCGAAAAAAGAAAGCAAAGTTGTGTGTCAAGAAGTCTTCGGACCTGTCGTAAGCTTAATTCCTTATCGCGACTTAGATTGGGCGATCGATGAAGTAAATGATTCTGAGTTTGGCTTACAAGCAGGCTTGTTTACAAAATCGTTAACGGTTGTGAAGAAAGTGACACAAGCTCTCGATATGGGCGGGATCATTATAAATGGAACGTCGAATTTCCGTCTCGACCATTGGCCATACGGTGGCGTGAAGCATAGTGGAATTGGTCGTGAGGGTCCAAGGTTTGCAGTAGAAGAAATGAGCGAAACAAAAATGATTGTACTTCAAGACTTTCTGACACTATAA
- a CDS encoding Gfo/Idh/MocA family protein, producing MMKLAVFGMNHGFKFAEEIKKMKGVSLVAVAGNDLLSQERASLLEVPLYTDYQTLIAENSLDGVIVTLPNQLHHEAVKMCADAGIHCLVEKPIADTVSLGKEMVDYCKEKEIKLLVGHHRRYSSKLNALRRLIQEKKIGKLISVNMMWVLAKDKPYYNEPWRVKKGGGPLLINGIHDIDNLRYVTNAEVESVYALGKNLIRGNNVEDSLSAMMELNNGATVNYFLSDGVPAPWSYELTMKENVKYPKYDEDCYYFFGTEGSIAFPSMRMYRYKEESYGWEHSLVEEAIEFESMVDPIVEELVHFTKVIRGLEEPRVPGEEGVKTLEVIEAIRCSINKGKKVHMNLINETSSSQL from the coding sequence ATGATGAAACTAGCCGTTTTTGGAATGAATCATGGTTTTAAATTCGCTGAAGAAATCAAGAAAATGAAAGGGGTTTCTTTAGTGGCGGTAGCTGGAAACGATCTACTTTCACAAGAGCGAGCATCTTTGTTAGAAGTGCCTTTATACACGGATTATCAAACATTAATAGCTGAAAATTCTTTAGACGGTGTGATTGTTACATTACCTAATCAACTTCATCATGAAGCTGTAAAAATGTGTGCAGATGCGGGTATTCATTGTCTTGTAGAAAAGCCGATTGCTGATACGGTTTCATTGGGAAAAGAAATGGTAGATTATTGCAAGGAAAAAGAAATCAAGCTCTTAGTCGGCCATCATCGTCGATACTCTAGTAAGCTTAATGCGCTACGACGATTAATACAAGAGAAGAAGATTGGCAAACTCATTAGTGTAAATATGATGTGGGTACTAGCGAAAGACAAGCCCTACTACAACGAACCGTGGCGAGTTAAAAAAGGTGGAGGACCATTACTCATTAATGGGATACACGATATAGATAATTTGCGGTATGTTACGAATGCAGAAGTTGAAAGCGTTTACGCATTGGGGAAAAATTTAATTCGTGGAAACAACGTAGAAGATTCCCTAAGTGCCATGATGGAGCTGAATAACGGGGCAACGGTCAATTATTTTTTATCCGATGGTGTGCCGGCACCGTGGTCTTATGAGTTAACGATGAAGGAAAATGTTAAATATCCTAAATATGATGAGGATTGTTATTACTTCTTTGGCACAGAAGGGAGTATCGCCTTTCCGAGTATGCGGATGTATCGCTATAAGGAAGAGTCTTATGGGTGGGAACATAGCCTTGTGGAAGAGGCGATCGAGTTTGAAAGCATGGTTGATCCAATTGTTGAAGAGTTGGTTCATTTCACTAAGGTCATAAGAGGCCTTGAAGAACCGAGAGTTCCTGGTGAAGAAGGAGTAAAAACGCTGGAAGTCATTGAGGCAATACGCTGTTCTATAAATAAGGGTAAAAAGGTACACATGAATCTTATTAATGAAACTAGTTCTAGTCAATTGTAA
- a CDS encoding zinc-binding dehydrogenase has product MKEIYLDQPQVMQVRDALPLPNIQDGEVKIKLLYGGICGSDLSVYKGRLPHAQYPLRPGHEIVGEVIESRAEHIKPGGRIVVTPNTFCGQCEFCLKGKPNICKEKQSIGITCDGGFAEEMIVHSRYCLPIPDELSDEAAVLIEPLSVIVHGIKQIDIQPGMRVLIVGCGTEGLLASALAHHVGGNVTAIDINANKLALLQSFDDITLGHPMDIVGETFDIVIEAAGTKQSVESCFSHLKPGGELLLIGITPEATIPVAQVVRNEQKVVGSIIYEFPADFQTSVSYLLDETFDPTIFISKIKPFYDYEEAYQMALSGNYAKIVLQFKGAVVS; this is encoded by the coding sequence GTGAAAGAGATCTATCTAGATCAACCTCAAGTCATGCAAGTCAGAGATGCGCTCCCGTTGCCGAACATCCAAGATGGAGAAGTGAAGATTAAGCTACTTTACGGCGGTATATGTGGATCTGATTTATCTGTATATAAAGGGAGGCTCCCTCATGCGCAATATCCGCTACGACCAGGTCATGAAATTGTCGGTGAAGTGATTGAGAGCCGAGCGGAACACATTAAACCAGGCGGGCGTATCGTTGTCACACCCAATACGTTTTGTGGACAATGTGAGTTTTGTTTAAAAGGCAAACCAAATATTTGTAAAGAAAAACAGTCGATCGGTATTACGTGTGACGGTGGATTTGCAGAAGAAATGATCGTCCATTCGCGCTATTGTTTACCAATTCCAGATGAACTGTCTGATGAGGCAGCTGTGTTAATTGAGCCATTATCCGTTATTGTCCACGGGATCAAACAAATTGATATCCAACCTGGTATGCGGGTGCTTATTGTTGGCTGTGGAACAGAAGGGTTGCTTGCATCTGCGTTAGCTCATCATGTTGGAGGGAATGTAACCGCTATCGATATTAATGCAAATAAATTAGCGTTATTGCAGTCATTTGATGACATTACCCTCGGTCATCCGATGGACATTGTCGGCGAAACATTTGATATCGTCATTGAAGCCGCAGGTACAAAACAATCAGTCGAATCATGCTTTTCACACTTGAAGCCAGGCGGAGAACTACTATTAATTGGGATTACACCAGAAGCAACCATCCCTGTCGCGCAAGTTGTTCGAAATGAACAGAAAGTTGTTGGCAGCATTATCTACGAATTTCCTGCTGATTTTCAGACGAGCGTCTCGTACTTATTAGATGAAACCTTTGACCCAACGATCTTCATTTCAAAAATCAAACCTTTTTATGACTATGAAGAAGCGTATCAAATGGCGTTAAGCGGCAATTATGCAAAAATCGTACTACAATTTAAAGGAGCTGTTGTCTCATGA
- a CDS encoding citryl-CoA lyase, with protein sequence MAGRSALETYKQGGAWWETDISDIKKNEITIRGKKVEDLIGNVSYTQMLFFLLVGEELSDQKAKLFESVLVAGADHGPRAPSIAAARMAATCGVTFNSAVATGVNMLGDVHGGAVEDSMAILYDTKEAMNKGTGDVAQQLDEILGAGKKLPGFGHQLHDNDPRVKRLYELSQSLIDDGEITGNYLNILEQYRQEISTRKNRTFTINVDGISAAIQCELGIPAEAAKGIFALSRGMGIVAHAYEELQKGTLIKGPCPNEENLVRYTGKALVKEEE encoded by the coding sequence ATGGCAGGTCGAAGTGCGTTAGAAACCTATAAACAAGGTGGCGCTTGGTGGGAAACAGATATAAGCGACATTAAAAAAAATGAAATTACCATTCGTGGGAAAAAAGTTGAAGATTTAATTGGAAACGTTTCCTACACGCAAATGTTGTTCTTCCTTTTAGTAGGTGAGGAGTTGTCGGATCAAAAAGCAAAGTTGTTTGAAAGCGTTCTTGTAGCAGGAGCGGATCATGGACCTAGGGCACCATCCATTGCTGCTGCTAGAATGGCAGCGACTTGTGGGGTGACGTTTAATTCAGCGGTGGCTACAGGTGTCAATATGCTTGGCGATGTACACGGTGGCGCTGTAGAGGATTCAATGGCCATTCTGTATGACACAAAGGAGGCAATGAACAAAGGCACAGGTGACGTTGCACAACAGCTAGATGAAATCCTAGGAGCAGGCAAGAAATTACCTGGTTTTGGCCATCAATTACATGACAATGATCCGAGAGTGAAACGTCTGTATGAATTGTCTCAGTCTCTGATTGATGATGGTGAGATTACTGGGAATTACTTAAACATTTTAGAACAATACCGGCAAGAGATTTCGACTCGTAAAAATCGAACGTTTACGATTAATGTAGATGGTATCTCTGCCGCGATTCAATGTGAATTGGGCATCCCAGCTGAAGCGGCGAAAGGCATTTTTGCCTTATCACGGGGGATGGGGATCGTGGCACATGCGTACGAAGAACTGCAAAAAGGTACACTCATTAAAGGACCTTGTCCGAATGAAGAGAACCTTGTTCGATATACAGGCAAAGCACTTGTGAAAGAGGAGGAATGA
- a CDS encoding TRAP transporter substrate-binding protein gives MKRILLFISCLVPLAACTVTGHADEQKIMRIANTTPEDRSLSQALYQFAERLEEETNDSIQVEVYTNGQIGGDRELFEGMQFNTIQGATMSTGPIAQFVPTFNVLELPFLFENEENAYQLLDGPIGQDLLEELEPQKVIGINYFENGFRVLTNNEKEIEKLEDVQGLDLRTLENRWHMQIWSELGANPTPMNYGEVYIGLEQGTIAGQENPIGNVVNSHFYEVQQYLTMTNHIYNASPFMVSEAFWETLTEDERQAVEKVADEVQHNQRLANQQEAEASRSYLEERGITISELTSEERQRWITATNPVRERFENIEGNHDWMQRIQEHIQATNQE, from the coding sequence ATGAAGCGTATCTTACTTTTTATAAGTTGTTTAGTACCGCTAGCAGCGTGCACGGTAACCGGGCATGCCGACGAACAGAAGATCATGAGAATTGCAAACACAACACCTGAAGATCGTTCTCTTAGTCAAGCACTTTACCAGTTTGCTGAACGATTAGAAGAGGAAACAAACGACTCCATTCAAGTAGAAGTTTATACAAATGGACAGATAGGTGGGGATCGTGAACTGTTTGAAGGTATGCAGTTTAATACGATTCAAGGGGCAACAATGTCGACCGGACCCATCGCACAATTTGTCCCAACCTTTAATGTGCTAGAATTGCCATTTCTATTTGAGAATGAAGAGAATGCGTATCAGCTTTTAGATGGGCCGATCGGTCAAGATCTATTAGAAGAATTAGAGCCACAAAAAGTAATTGGAATTAACTATTTTGAAAACGGATTCAGAGTGTTGACAAATAATGAAAAAGAGATTGAGAAGCTTGAAGATGTGCAAGGATTGGACTTAAGAACGTTAGAAAACAGATGGCATATGCAAATCTGGAGTGAACTTGGTGCCAATCCTACACCGATGAACTATGGTGAAGTGTATATTGGCTTAGAACAGGGGACGATTGCTGGTCAGGAGAATCCTATTGGAAACGTTGTAAATAGTCACTTTTATGAAGTTCAACAGTATTTAACAATGACAAATCACATTTATAATGCGAGTCCGTTTATGGTAAGTGAAGCTTTTTGGGAAACGCTGACCGAGGATGAAAGACAAGCTGTTGAAAAGGTAGCAGATGAAGTCCAGCATAATCAGCGATTAGCCAATCAGCAAGAAGCGGAGGCGAGTCGCAGTTACTTAGAAGAAAGAGGTATAACCATTTCTGAACTAACGAGTGAGGAGCGTCAACGTTGGATTACGGCAACGAACCCAGTTCGGGAAAGGTTCGAAAATATTGAAGGGAATCATGATTGGATGCAGCGTATACAGGAACATATACAAGCAACGAATCAGGAATAA
- a CDS encoding thiamine pyrophosphate-binding protein, protein MKKLVSEQLVKYLESRGVEYVFGLCGHTNIAVLAELDKSPIKFINVRHEQIASHAADGYARAKRQTSVVLSHLGPGLTNAATGVANAALDSIPMVVIAGDVPSHYYGKHPHQEVNMHADGAQWEIYRPFVKRAWRVDREDLFPEIMQKAFQLAESGRPGPVLVSVPMDMFSKEVEEEKFAMLNHHTQMVEKPSLDEETAERIVETLAQAERPVIYAGGGVILSQAEEELRAFVDHMNIPVAHSLMGKGVLPDDHDLTIGMTGFWGTKFINDQTKNADYLFGVGTRFSEADSSSWYHDVTFNFPKTKLIHIDIDSNEIGRNYPVEIGAVADLKRAFVALNRVAKRLYPDGIDRNAKLKEEIQTYRQSLRASIKDNATSDAFPMKPERILADVRDVLPRDAYITTDVGWNKNGVGQQFPIYTPGSILTPGGYATMGFGSSAALGAKLAQPNKVVVSLIGDGGFGQNPAVLATAVEENIPVVWVVMNNSAYGTIAGLEMAHYDTTYGTLFKKDGESYTPNFAEIAKGFGVKGIKVKSADEFKHELKAAIEANEPVVLDVAMRNEPVPTDGQWNINDIYSPDSEKSHVSIP, encoded by the coding sequence ATGAAGAAGCTAGTATCAGAACAACTTGTAAAGTATTTAGAAAGTCGTGGAGTTGAATATGTGTTTGGTTTGTGCGGTCATACGAATATTGCCGTGCTAGCTGAATTAGACAAAAGCCCAATTAAGTTTATTAATGTTCGCCATGAGCAAATTGCGTCCCATGCGGCAGATGGGTATGCACGAGCAAAGCGTCAAACGTCTGTAGTATTGAGCCATCTTGGACCTGGTTTAACGAATGCCGCCACAGGTGTAGCAAATGCGGCACTTGATTCCATTCCAATGGTTGTCATTGCAGGAGACGTTCCAAGTCATTATTACGGGAAGCATCCACACCAAGAAGTAAATATGCATGCAGATGGCGCTCAATGGGAAATTTATCGTCCGTTTGTGAAACGCGCATGGCGTGTGGATCGTGAAGATTTATTTCCTGAAATCATGCAAAAGGCGTTTCAATTAGCAGAAAGTGGTCGTCCTGGTCCGGTCCTTGTGTCTGTGCCGATGGACATGTTTTCAAAAGAAGTGGAAGAAGAGAAGTTTGCGATGTTAAACCATCATACCCAAATGGTCGAAAAACCATCATTAGATGAAGAGACAGCAGAACGAATTGTTGAGACATTAGCACAAGCGGAACGTCCTGTTATTTATGCAGGTGGGGGCGTTATTCTTTCACAAGCAGAAGAGGAGCTTAGAGCATTTGTAGACCATATGAATATTCCTGTCGCGCATTCTTTAATGGGCAAAGGTGTCTTGCCTGATGATCATGATTTAACCATTGGCATGACCGGGTTCTGGGGGACAAAATTTATTAATGATCAAACAAAGAATGCTGATTACTTATTTGGAGTCGGTACACGTTTTTCTGAAGCTGACTCTAGTTCTTGGTACCATGATGTTACGTTTAATTTTCCAAAAACAAAACTGATTCATATTGATATTGACTCAAATGAGATTGGCCGTAATTATCCAGTTGAAATTGGCGCGGTCGCTGATTTAAAACGAGCTTTCGTTGCCTTAAATCGTGTGGCGAAGCGCTTGTATCCAGATGGAATTGACCGCAACGCCAAGTTGAAAGAAGAGATTCAAACCTACCGTCAGTCTTTACGAGCATCTATTAAAGACAACGCGACAAGTGACGCGTTCCCGATGAAACCTGAACGCATTCTTGCAGATGTTCGCGACGTATTGCCAAGAGACGCATATATCACAACAGATGTAGGCTGGAATAAAAATGGCGTTGGTCAACAGTTCCCAATTTATACACCAGGCTCCATTTTAACACCTGGAGGATACGCAACAATGGGCTTTGGGTCCTCTGCTGCACTTGGGGCAAAACTTGCACAGCCGAACAAAGTGGTTGTGTCCTTAATTGGTGACGGTGGATTTGGTCAAAATCCAGCTGTGCTCGCAACCGCTGTAGAAGAAAACATTCCAGTTGTCTGGGTTGTCATGAATAATAGTGCATACGGTACAATCGCTGGACTGGAAATGGCTCATTACGATACAACATACGGAACGTTGTTTAAGAAAGACGGAGAGAGCTACACACCTAATTTTGCTGAAATCGCAAAAGGATTTGGCGTAAAAGGGATCAAAGTCAAATCGGCAGACGAATTTAAACATGAGCTAAAAGCCGCCATCGAAGCGAATGAACCAGTAGTGCTTGATGTCGCTATGAGAAACGAACCCGTTCCGACTGACGGTCAATGGAACATTAATGACATTTACTCACCTGATAGTGAAAAATCACATGTGAGCATCCCTTAA
- a CDS encoding TRAP transporter small permease, translated as MMKVFRMVEQHIEEVLLVIILSIMVIAISLQIFMRFVLGTSLGWSEELARYCFIYLVFIGISYGVKEERHIKIDAILSFLNEKRQLVFNLIVYGLFLLFAIFIVVYGGAMSLEIIQLGQVTPGLGMEMGYVYLAAPIGMLMTSVRIIQKIKHEWENYDRANQSSHIKETYPFHSKRQEG; from the coding sequence ATGATGAAGGTCTTCCGAATGGTCGAACAGCACATAGAAGAGGTGCTATTAGTGATCATTTTATCCATAATGGTTATAGCAATCTCACTACAAATTTTTATGCGCTTTGTATTAGGCACTTCTCTTGGCTGGTCAGAAGAGTTAGCGCGTTACTGTTTTATTTATCTCGTGTTTATCGGTATTAGCTATGGTGTGAAAGAAGAGCGACATATTAAAATTGATGCGATTCTCTCCTTTTTAAATGAGAAGAGGCAACTCGTTTTTAATTTAATTGTTTACGGGTTATTTTTATTATTTGCTATATTTATCGTCGTCTATGGAGGCGCAATGAGTTTAGAAATTATCCAGCTTGGACAAGTTACGCCTGGATTAGGGATGGAGATGGGCTATGTGTATTTAGCCGCACCTATCGGGATGCTCATGACGAGTGTACGAATTATTCAAAAGATTAAACATGAATGGGAGAATTACGATAGAGCCAATCAATCTTCTCATATTAAAGAGACGTATCCGTTTCATTCAAAACGGCAGGAGGGATGA
- a CDS encoding CaiB/BaiF CoA-transferase family protein, protein MKTPLEGVKVLDVSTMIAAPYGTALLGDFGADVVKVEIPGRGDTSRSVGPFKDDEPLRWPGLSRNKKSLTLDLHQEEGVNILKKLAATHDILVENFRPGTLEKWGVGYDVLKEINPNLIMIRVSGYGQTGPYKEKAGFGTPATAFSGYTYLQGFTDRHPVSPPFSLTDYICGIYVAFAAVTALYHRDAHEDGEGQMVDIALYETVFRMMEFLVAEYDQLQKVRERAPGLAGHSSPSGTFQTKDGHWVVLVTSTDTTFNRLAKAMDREDMLTDPRYHTNARRLENNDETNAIVEAWIHAQDREVLLEKLDSYGVPISPVMSIADIFENEQYKARENIVEVKHPRLGAIKVPGIVPKFEKTPGSIRSIAPDLGENNESVLMEIGYSKEEIEQFLQDHVI, encoded by the coding sequence ATGAAAACACCATTAGAAGGCGTCAAAGTGCTCGATGTGTCTACAATGATTGCCGCTCCTTATGGGACTGCATTGCTGGGAGATTTTGGAGCTGACGTAGTAAAAGTTGAAATTCCAGGAAGAGGGGATACGTCAAGAAGCGTAGGACCTTTTAAAGACGACGAACCGCTTCGCTGGCCTGGCTTATCACGTAACAAAAAGTCGTTAACACTCGATCTTCATCAAGAAGAGGGCGTTAATATTCTAAAGAAGTTAGCTGCGACTCACGACATTCTTGTAGAAAACTTTCGTCCAGGGACACTAGAAAAATGGGGCGTAGGCTATGATGTTCTAAAAGAAATTAACCCAAACCTCATTATGATTCGTGTGTCTGGCTATGGTCAAACAGGTCCTTATAAAGAAAAAGCAGGATTTGGGACGCCAGCTACAGCGTTTAGTGGGTACACGTATTTACAAGGCTTTACCGATCGTCATCCAGTCAGTCCACCATTCTCATTAACGGACTATATTTGTGGAATCTATGTGGCGTTTGCAGCTGTTACGGCACTTTATCACCGCGATGCTCATGAAGACGGAGAAGGGCAAATGGTGGATATCGCCCTTTATGAAACAGTCTTCCGCATGATGGAGTTTCTTGTAGCCGAATACGATCAACTGCAAAAAGTGAGGGAGCGTGCGCCAGGATTAGCTGGTCACTCTTCGCCATCAGGAACGTTTCAAACAAAAGATGGCCACTGGGTAGTGCTTGTGACGAGCACGGATACAACGTTTAACCGCTTAGCCAAAGCGATGGATCGAGAAGATATGCTCACAGACCCGCGCTACCATACAAATGCGCGTCGCTTAGAGAACAACGATGAGACCAACGCAATTGTGGAAGCGTGGATTCATGCACAAGATCGAGAAGTGCTACTGGAAAAACTCGACAGCTACGGCGTTCCTATTAGTCCGGTTATGAGCATCGCCGATATTTTTGAAAATGAGCAGTATAAAGCGAGAGAGAATATTGTGGAAGTGAAACACCCACGTTTAGGAGCGATAAAGGTGCCAGGGATTGTACCGAAGTTTGAAAAGACGCCTGGGAGTATTCGTTCCATTGCACCGGATTTAGGTGAAAATAACGAAAGTGTGCTAATGGAAATTGGCTATAGTAAAGAAGAAATTGAACAGTTTCTGCAAGATCATGTGATTTAA